In Heliomicrobium gestii, the sequence ATCCCCTGGTACACGGTGGCTGTCGATCCTGATGTGATCCCCTTGGGAACAAAAATCTATGTGCCCGGCTTTGGCCGTGTCTTCGAGGCCCAGGATATTGGCGGCAAGATCCGTGGTCGACGGATGGACTTCTTCCTGCCCGACCACGAATCGGCCGTCAGTTTTGGCCGGCGACCCGTACGGGTTTTTCTCCTCGCCGGACCGGATCCCAAAGTCCCTGGAACATCCAACGGGACCATGGTCTGGGCGCCGACCCGCAATCAGCGCTAGTCGCCTT encodes:
- a CDS encoding 3D domain-containing protein; translated protein: MAVHPASAFAAPASGGLEALSDDEAPLRTLAQMAMNGYRLSAPMEVDASAYDACIQCCGKSDGITKTGHKAIPWYTVAVDPDVIPLGTKIYVPGFGRVFEAQDIGGKIRGRRMDFFLPDHESAVSFGRRPVRVFLLAGPDPKVPGTSNGTMVWAPTRNQR